The region GGAAGCCGGGGAGACGACAGTATCAGCGAGGTGAATGCCCTTATTTACGAGGCTAGGGCCAAGGCTGTAGAGAGTGATTCCCGGCAGGTTGTGTATATTGATTTCAAGAATGGATTAGTCAAATGGAATGAAGAGGAAGCAACCCTTCCTTCCAAAGTTTCCAGCGGTCATTTGAATGAAGAGCCTCTCGGTGATGACGGGGTGGAATTTACTATCTATCCTGAAGGTTTCAGTGATGAAGTTCGTCTGGTTTTTTCAGACGGCATGACTGTTGTGCTGGACCCTCTTGCCGTGCGCTTCGGGGAGATGTGATTGTGTCCCGGAAGAATGGTTTTTCCCTGATAGAGATCATCGTGGCTCTGGTTATTGCCGCGACCCTGTCCATGAGTTTTCTCGGTGTGCAGCGTCAGAGCGCACTTCTGGCCCAGTCCGCCAAGGACTCGTGGAATGTGCTGAATCTTTCACAGGATGTTTTGGCCCATAAGTATCCGGAAAAAATGAATGTGCTTTCCGCTGGATGGATTTCCTGGCCCGGGCCTCCCGCCGGAAGTTTCAGGGTCGAACTGGAGACAGTTTCTTCAACGGGCAAAGGGTATTATCATCTGGAAACCAAAAGTGATAGCTATAGTCTTCTCTGGAAAATATACCGCGTTTCACATAGAAAGAAGCTTAATTAATGATATCTTTTCAGCGTCATCATAGTCCTCCTGAATGTCAGGGTGGATTCTCACTTATCGAAGTTCTTATCGGGCTGGTCCTGTCCGGGCTGCTGATGAGTATGGTCGCCATGGTGCTGGGACAGTCGATAACCAATAATGAAGTTGTCCGTTCCAGTTCCGGACTTTCTGCGCGGATGTTTACGCTGCGTCGTATCCTGCATCGCGATTTACAGAATATCCTTCCCGGAACCTCTGTTAGCGGAGATGGAACCTCTCTAACAATTGCGACTAACAACTGTATTTTTAAACCCGGGGTCGGTACTGTTACCGTAACCTGGGATTTTTCATCCAGTATGATCAGGCGTAAAGAAATTTCAGACGCATTTGAATTTGAGAATTCATATTTTTTGATGCGTGGGCTTGATTCGTGGACTGTAGAGTTTTTAGACGGCAAAAATGATGTATGGAATTCAGCCCGTCAGCAGACGGGGCGGGGGCTTACAGGCGGACTCACTAAAGCCCTGCGTATGAAAATGAGATTTGATGACGGTCAGGATGTGACGATTGTCGAGAGGATTCCGTATGCCACGGAGTAATCATGATAAAAGGTCCCGCGGAGTGGTGCTGGTCATTGTGCTGGTACTGTTTATGGCTCTGTCCGGCCTGACTCTGATGACTATCGAGGTCAGTTCCCGGGGGGCAGTGGAGGCCAGTCGGGTCCGCAATGAGTATGAGGCAGGGTTCAAAGCCGAAGAAGCCTTGTACGTGGCTTACGATCTGTTAAGGGATGATGATACCCCGTTTTCTGATACGCAACGTGAAAATTGGGCCGGAAAATGGGAAGATGATGGTCTTGTCATAGAAATTACACCTTGTAACAGCAAAATTGATATTAATAGACTTATCGATTCCGGGAACAGGCAAAGAGTTCTTAATGTTCTGTCCAATATCCTTCCCCGTGGTTCTGATGTGAAAACCATGGCCGGAAGCCTTGCAATCTGGGCAGGTAAGAGCGTTGATTCCAAGCTGAAAAAAATGGATTCTTTTTTTTATGCTTCTCAGTTTCCGTCTTATTCTCCTCGTAGCGGTAAGCTTGAAATTCCCGAAGAAATCCTCCTGATCCGGGGATGGCAGGATTTAGGCCGGCAGTGGGTGGATGAAAATTTAACTGTCTGGGGATCTGCTAAACTGAATATTAATTTTGTTTCTCGTGAAATTCTGCTGGCCTACTATCCTGATTTGGGCAAAAATGTTGATAGAATCATGCACTGGCGCAGAACAAGGGGATTTACCGATATCAGTCAGGTTTTATCTGTCGCCGGATTGAATTCTGACTCCAGTCTGTATAAGGAAATGCTGAACGAGCTCGGAGTTAAAACGAATTCTTTTGAGGCCAGGGTTACCGCCACAGTGGGCGATTGCACGGTGGTTAAGAGGTATATTATTTCCCGGAGCAGCGCGCTTGAAGTCGGTGAGCCAACGCTGAAATTCCAGAATGATATTTCCGTAACCTTTGCTGAAGATCAGTAAATGGACAAACTTATCGCTAAAAGGTATAGGACAAAGCCATAGATGGCCTTTAAAAAAATTGTATATATACTTTCATTCAAGGGAAATGAACATCAGTGGATGATGTTTGACGGCAAGAACCTTACCGACTCGGAGGGGCCTGCTGAAAAGAACAGGCATCCGGTTGTTGCCCTATTGCCTGATCCCCTTTTTTTCTTTTTCAAGCCCCGCGGAGTCATCAAGCCCCGTCACGCCAAGTCTGCCACCATGATGCAGATGAGCTATTCTTTTCCTGTACAGGAGGAGGAATTCAGGGTGCTGCGACCTTCCGGCGTGGCTGTGCTCGGCTATACCAGACATGATCTGCTGAACCGTTTCCTCGATCGGCACCGCGAAGTTCTTGCTAAAGCTACTGTTTTGACTTCTGAATTTGTTGTCTGCTGGAGAGCGGCGGTGGCTGAAGGACTTTCCGTATGGAGCTGGAAAGGGCAAGGGGTTCGCATTCTGGCCGGTGGGGATGATCTGACGTATTTCCGCGGCTCTGATACAGAATTTACAAACAGGCTCAATCGGCTCGGCCTTGATGGTGAACCAGAACAAATTGGACTTGAAAAAGCCTGTCTGGTGCTCACGAAGAAGAAGGTTCGCTGGGCGAGACTGACTCTGGTAGGTGGAATCCGTGCAGGTGCCGACAAGTCCATAACTATCGATTACAAGCCGTATGCGGTAGCCGCTGTTCTGATTTCCATTCTCGGATTATTCTTCATCGCGGGACAGTTTCATCGCATGCAGCATGCCCAGGAGCAGGCAACCCTTTGGCGCGGTAAACTCAAGGAAGTCTATGTAAGCGCTCTCGGTCCTAATCACGGTTCCGATCCTTACGGTAAAATTTTATATAAGCTGGATCAGCTCAAAAGCGGTGGGAGCAGCGGCGGGATCGATGTGCTCGGGCTGTTGGCCGTACTTAGCGAAAGCGCTCCTGTGGGTATAGAAATCGAGGGATTCTCCCTTGGTGCCGATTCCGGTAATATCCGCGGTAAAGTCGGCAGCTATGCTGAGCTGGATGCCATGATGGAAAAGCTGACCGCAAATAGTGAATTTAATTTTGTTCTGGAACAGGCAAATAATATTGATGGCGGAATCGGTATCAGCCTACGTGCAGAGTACAACCGCTAACCTCGGGTAATGTAATGGATCTGGAAAGATTTTACATATGGCAGGATTGGCCTGCGGAAAGGCAGAAATTGTTCTTCACCGCGCTTGTTGCCGGCTGGGCCTTGATCCTTTTTATGGTTTGGTCCGGTCTCGCCGAATCCCAGTCCAAGGCTGAACGGATAATGCTTTCCAGTAAGCAGAAGTACGCCAAGGTTGTCCCTCTTGTGGAGCAGCTGAAGGCCGGAGAAGCTTCTGTGGGCGCGCTGGTTGATCGTGAGCCTATGATTGCTGCTCAGCAGGTAATCCGAGATCTCGGCCTGGACGGCAGATTGACCTCTCTCCGCCCCTTACAGTCCGGTGCTGATGCAGGGCAGGGAGTACAGGTTCTGCTTGAATCTTTGAACCTGCCTGAACTGATCGCACTGCTTCGCGATTTCAAAGTGCGTGGCGCCTTGAAGGTTTCAAGTTTCAATATAAACCACAGGCTGGACTCCCCTGAGTTGGCTGATGTGCAGATCATTCTTGTCAGGTAGGTCCATCGGATGAAGTTTATTCCAAAAATTTCCTTTAAATTCTCCTTCAAAAAAGTTGTGGGGAGTTTTTTCCTTTTTCTGGCCGGACTGATTCTCGGCGCGTTTCTGTTCATGCCTTGGGAAGTAGCATGGTCACAGGCTTTTAAACTTGCTGATGCCAAGATCTCCAAAGCCACTATCCAGTGGGGAGATTTTGTCGATGCCGGTCCTCTTTCGTTTGAAGTTACCAACGTTAATGTGACTACAAACAAAGGTCTTACCGTCACCGTGCCGCAACTGGGGGTCTCCCTCGGACTATCCCCGCTTGTTGAAGTTCGGGTTAAGACCGGGCCTACTCTTACCGCACGACTTTTCAGGACCAAATCCCTGACCCTCGGAGGCGGAGTAGATCTGGCCCATTTGGTTCGTATGGACGGTCTGGGTGGTAAGGTGCGCATCACCGCCGATGTCGGTTTTCCTGAGTGGGGTGCTCCTCCGCATACGGGAAGTCTTGTCGTCCGTTCTGATGCGGTCGAGATTCCAGGGGGTATGGTCGCTGAAGATGTAGATGTTAACGCTGTGCTTGCCGGGAAACAGTTTCAGCTGAATTCATTCAGTTGCGGACAGCCTATTCCTGTTACCGCCAAGGGTAACGCCGTGCTGGACTGGAAGAGATTACCTAATTCTTCCTACACGATCAGCGGAACTACGACTTTCGGCTCGACCGAACGCCAATTTTCCAAGTCCGGCAAGCTGAGCAAGTATTTAAATTTTTAGTTTTACCGCGTGATTTTAGGGGCATGTTCGGTTACCCTTTACTATGAATAAACCGTAATTTTTCTGTGCGGGTGAAAAGCTGATGATTTCAAATAATATTCTTTCCTTTGCCAAGTCCGTACTATGTGAACTGCTTGAGCCGGGATGTATAGCAATTGATGCTACAGTCGGTAACGGTTATGACACTGTTTTTCTTTCTGAGACAGCAGGGGCGGACGGGCATGTCTTCGGATTCGATATTCAGGAAGAAGCGGTTAAGCAGACCGAGCAGCGCCTTAATGAAGAGTGCCGGCCGCAAAACTGGACTATCTTTCATTCCGGGCATGAAAATATGCTCGAACTCATTCCCGCTGAATTTCACGGACGGATTGATGTAGTCATGTTTAACCTCGGTTTTCTGCCGGGCAGTGACAAGACGGTCATAACCAAATCCGCGACCACTCTTGTAGCCATTGAGGCTTCCCTTGGTCTTCTTACCAGAGGTGGGCTGCTTTGCGTTGCTATCTACGCCGGACATCCCGGCGGTGATGAAGAAGATAGGGCGGTGCGGGAATATTGCACCGCGCTTGATTACCATGCCTACCGGGTAATTCAGAGTGAGATGATCAACAAACCCGGCTATCCCATCAGAATGCTTTTTGTAACAAAGCTCTAAGGCTTATCAGCTGGCTTACTTATTGATCTTTGTCCCGGAATAGGTGAACGCTTTTTTGTCCATGGTCCAGTATGTTCCACGGTCGATGCCAAAGGATTTACCACAGGGACAGTAGACTTTGCCGTTGCGTTCTTCGGCATTCCATATTTTTTTGATCCTGTCCTTATGGCAGCGGTGAACTTCACCTTGACCTATCTTGTAATATTTCCATAGCTTGCGTCTGCAAGCAGAGCATTTGAGTACGAGCATTCTGAAAGCATAACGGATGGAATATTTCCCGTAAACCCATATAAAAGACGGAAAAAGCCTGCAATTGAGCTATTGCAGGCTTTTTGTATAGATATGTCCCGTCCTGAAATAGGTTTACACCCAAAGGACCTATTTTATGAAAAAGGAAGAAAGTCAAAGAGTAAGGCGAAGTCAGCGCGATTACACAATGGGCTTTAAATTAGCGGTTGTTGCGATGGTAGAAGAAGGCGAAATGACCTACAAGCAAGCCCAAAAGACATACGGGATTCAAGGCCGCAGCACTGTTTTAGTCTGGCTGAGAAAGCACGGAACCCTTGACTGGAGCAAACCTATGGTACATCTGAAAAGAATGCCAAAATCTAAAGAGACTCCAGCACAAAAGATCAAGCGTCTTGAAAAAGAGCTTCAGGAAGAGAAGATCAAAACTATGCTTCTCAACGAAATGATTGATATTTCTGACAGAGAACTGGGTACTTCCATAAGAAAAAAACTTACCCCCGAGCTGCACGAGGTCTTCAGGAAACAAAGCAAATAAGTTTATCTGCTTGCTGTAGACAGCTCGGGGTGAGTCGGCAATCGATATATCAGGCTGAAAAACGCCATAAGGTACGGGAAAAACAGTTCCAAGAAGTAAAGAAACTTGTTTTGAGTCTGCGGGCCAGAATGCCTCGGCTGGGAACGCGTAAGCTTTATTTTTTATTGCGTGAGAAATTTGTAGCTCGTGGAATCAAGCTTGGACGGGATGCCTTTTTCGCATTATTGCGCAGAGAGCATTTACTGATAAAAACAAGAAAAAATTACACAAAAACTACAAATTCAAAGCATTGGCTCAAAAAACATCCTAATTTATTGAAGGAGTTTAAGCCTCAGTATTCAGAAGAAGTCTTTGTTAGTGATATAACTTACGTAAAAACGTTAAATAAAACATACTATCTATCACTAATTACAGACTCTTTTAGCAGAAAAATTGTAGGTCACAATTTGAGTTCTGATCTTAGTGCCGAAGGGACCGCTAAAGCTTTAGATATGGCTATCAAAAACCGAAAAACGCGAAACAAAACAATCCACCATTCAGATCGTGGATTGCAGTACGCATCGTCCATTTATCAAAACAAGCTCAAGAAAGCCGAAATGGTCCCATCTATGACAGATGGGTATGATTGTTACCAAAATGCGTTAGCTGAACGTATAAATGGAATTTTAAAACAAGAATTTTTGGTGTTTAAATGCACTAGTTTTGATGAGTTAAATTCACTCGTAAAAGAGTCTATTGAAATATATAATTCTGAACGTCCTCATCTTAGTTTGAAAATGAAAACACCGAACCAAATACATAAACAGGGCTGTGGGGGTACCCCCACAGCCCTGTAGTAAACCAATTAACCGTCAATCTATTTTAGGACGGCTCAATACAGCAATGCGTTAGGGCGAAGTCTTGAAGAAAATCACCGGACTCATGGAGATACTGCCGGTATGAATTAAATAAAACTGAAGCCGTTAACCCCCTTGGCTTGAAGTCCTTTTAAACCCATTGCCGCTCTGGAGAGTAAGGTGTCAATGTCGGTTCCTTCCCCTTTGCTGAGAGTAAAAGAGGCGCTGACCATAAATCTGTCCGGTCCGGAAATAATTTCTGTGCTCGCAAGGGCGGCTTTGACTGAACTGAGATCGCGTTTAAGAGCTTCGAGGTCATCAGCTAGAATAAAAAAACCGTAATCACTACGCGCGATTATCTCCCAGCCAAATGAGTGCTGATCCAGCAACGAGGATGCTTTTTTTAAGGCCGCGAATCCTCCGGCCCAGCCGAATTTTGAATTTATCTCCAGTATATTATCAACATTGAATGCTGCAAGAACCGGTTCATTGCCCGTCTTCATGCCTTCTTTAAGTAGAAGTTGTCCTTTCTCGATAAAAACACCGAGATTATAAAAGCCGGTAAGGGGGTCCCTGCTGTAAGCATCCTTGATGGAGCGAACCCGCTCAAGTTCGTTCAGATTATTGGTCACCCTCCAGGAAAATTCCTCCACCTCAAAGGGCTTCTTGAGAAAATCATTCGCTCCACGTTTGAGGAATTTCGCGGTGATAGCTCCGGAATCATGAGCGGATACTCCGAGAATGGCAAGCTGGTCTCTACTATGGGTTTTGCGTATTTCGCTGACCAATTCAAAACCGTCCAGATTCGGCATTTCGTAATCTGTGAGCAGCAGCTTCACATCCGGGTTGGCTTTGATCAATTCAAGGGCTTCGGCTCCGTCTTTTCCGGGAAGAACAGTAAAATTGAGGCGTTCAAGGAGATTCTGCATGATCTTGCGGGCTGTGGAGTTATCTTCGGCAATGACAACCTTGATTTCATGGTTGGAGTAGATGCGGCGGATCAGATCCACCATTTCCTCAAGATCCTGCCTGCTGGATTTATTGAAATAGTCCAGCACATTTTTTTCTATAAAGCGATTACGTATTTCTTCATCGAAAGTGGAGGTCAGAATTATACAGGGAACTTTGCGGGCAAGGACATAATCTACAGCCTCGCCGTCCGGAGCCCCTTTGATGTTAAGGTTCATGACCGCTATAAAAACATCATTGCCGGCGTCTTCAAGCCTGCTCTCAAGGGCATCCATGGAATTAACGACGATGGTATCAAATGGAGTGATGGATTCAATGTGTTCTGTAATAATTCTTGCTTGAGTGTTGCTGTTTTCCACTACAAGCACTGTATTTTTATTTGTCTGACCGGACATGCCGCCTCCTTTTAATTTTGACTAAGCTTACCAAGTATTGGCAAGATACACTTTGGGAAAAGATTAAGGCAAGCCAAATGATTGCGAGTACGTTATAATCTCTGAAAATAACGTGACATGATCAGTTCTCGATGAGGGGAGAGGAATAAGTCTCTATGATTTCCTCAGTATCAATACGCTCGGCGGGCGTTTCGCTGCTGCGGGAAACAGCCTCATCTTCTTTACGCTTCTGTGCCAGATGCTCATCCAGAGCCTGTGTGGCGTTTCGCGGTTTCTGAGATTCCTGATATTCATTCACATTGGCTCCCACCACCGCAACTCCAAGTATAGTAGCTGCACCCCAGATACATCCGGTACAGGGCAGGGAAAAAATAAGAATGCATAGGGCTAAAGTCCGTATTCTCAGCAAAATAAACCTTAACTTCCATCGGCGGACGGGCCGCCGGGCCAATGTTTCAGCTACTACAGCTGTATAATTTTTGTAAGCTGGTACATGAAGTACACCTCAAACACTGATACCGCAAATTCTCAGAAACCACGGACGCAGAACCTTATATTATAATTATACGTTATTCTGTGGCAGAGTGAATTATAAGTGTGCATTTAGAAATAATAATCAGTGTTTATTTCGTTTTTCGAAATTTAAATGTTTTAAATATACTTTCACACTGTAAAATTGGAATATAGACATAAAAAAAGAACTGACATTTATGCATAATTCACTATTTGGCAAAAATATCTGTAAAATTATGTTTAATGTATTTGACAGTTACTACAATCTACTTTATCCATAATTCTTCCAACTACAAGTTAGTGAAAAAATAATCCTGAAAGGAGATTCCAAGTGGAAGATTATTTAAAAGAGGCTTTGGAAATAGTCAAAGCACAGGCAAGCGTAAGAACCATGAGTGAAGAGGAAATGACTTCCATGGTGCGCAAATTGTCTGCCGGCATTCAGGCCATTGCTGAAAATGCCCTCCCTGCACAGGAAGAAGCTCCTGCATGTGAGCCTAAAAAATCCATCAAGGAAAAATCCATTGTCTGCTGTGAATGTGGTAAATCATTTAAGATCATCACCAAGAAGCATCTGGCTTCCCACGGGCTGACTCCTGATGAATACCGTGAAAAATACGGCCTCAAGAAGAAAACTCCTCTGGTCTGCAAATCCCTGCAGCGTGAGCGTCGTAAAAAAATGAAGGAAATGAAACTCTGGACTAAACGCGGTAAATAGAGTTTTTCCAATACATTTTCGTCGGTAAGCGCGGCAAGCCTTTAGGCTTGTCGCGCTTTGCCATATTTAATCCGCTGCAACATCGCCCCAGTCCCTTTCCACCGCTTGGAATCTGTTTTATAGAAAGAAAAAAACCGATGTATTAAACTTGATCCTGACCGGTATGTTCCCATGAATAGAAGAATATTCCTGAAATCTATTTTCCAAATTTCCGCAACCGCATGGCTTTGCGGGGTATCGGATTTTGCCGGGGCACAGGAAGCGGCCCGCAGGGTGGAAGAAAAAGATCTCAAGGATTATCTGCACCGGATGGAAAATTTCGACATCCCCCAGCCCGGTGATATAGTGCTCGATAAAAAAGAACTAGCGCTGCTCGGATCTTCTCTGAGCAGGTTGCGCCGGGTGCAGCGGACAGTCGGGTTCGGCAACTTTTGTGTTCTCGGTTTTGACGATATGCTGAAGTTGGCGCGCAATTATTCAACCATCGGCAGATTTACAAAACAAGAGCTCGATTTTCTGGACCGTACATTTCACTTTGATGCCCATGACTATGGTTTTTTGGGTGAGAAGCCTGTTGGAAAGATGACCGCATCCATCCCCCGCAAAGAATTGATAAAGGTTCCGGGTACCGGAAATTTTCTCTACCGGGGCGAACCGTATAAAAAATATTTTGAAATACGCAAGGTTCTCGGTCGAAAGGTTTATCTCACTTCCGGGGTGCGTTCAGTGGTCAAACAGTTTATACTTTTCCTTGCCAAAGCCGCTTCAAACGGCGGAAATCTTTCGCTGGCTTCGCGATCTCTGGCCCCTCCCGGATATTCATATCATGGCGTCGGGGATTTTGATGTGGGTGAGAAGGGTCTGGGAGCAGCAAATTTCAGTGCTCTGTTCGCCAAAACCTGCACCTGCTCCAAGTTGCGTGAGCACGGCTACCTGCAATTGCGCTACCCTGAGAATAATCTGCTTGGTGTGCGTTTTGAACCTTGGCATATAAAGGTATAGCTGTGGCGTGACTGCCGTGCAGCTAAAGTTTTTTAATTTTTAAGACGATACAGCGGACACATACCGGCTTATTCGTTTACTTTGCGCTTAAAAATGGATAATTGTGGTATATTAATGGGTCACATGAACGATAAATGAGACGGGTTTAATCAGCATGAGTAAAATTCTGCAGCAGGATGAGGTCGACGCTCTATTAAGGGGCCTTTCCGGTGGAGAGGTTGAAGCGGAGCAGGACATACCGGACGATGATTCCGGTGTTGTCTCTTTTGACCTTGCCAATCAGGACCGTATTATCCGCGGTCGTATGCCCGTACTCGAAATCGTCAATGACCGTTTCGCGCGTCTGGCCACAAACAACCTTGCCAATACCATGCGCAAAAGGGTGGACATAAATCCTATTTCCATCGATATGTCCAAATTTGGGGACTTTATGCGTTCCCTGCCTGTGCCGACCTCGCTTTCAATTTTCAAGATGGACCCTCTGCGCGGCAACGCCATCCTTGTTGTCGACTCCCGTCTCGTTTTCGCACTGGTGGAAAGTTTTTTCGGTGGTTCCGGTTCGCAGCCAAAGGTTGAGGGTCGTGACTTCACTCCCATCGAGCAGGCCATAGTTGACCGAGTGGTCAAGATCGCCCTGTCCAACCTTGAGGATTCATGGCGTCCGGTACACGAGGTCCATCTCGAATTGGTCCGGTCTGAGGTCAACCCGCAGTTTGCGGCTATTGTTCCGCCCTCGGATGTTGTCGTGGTGATTACCTTTGAGGTTGAACTGGAAAACGCTATCGGTTCGCTCATCGTGTGTCTGCCGTACTCCACTCTTGAGCCTATCCGTTCTAAACTGCATGCATCATTCCAGTCCGAGCGCCTGGAAATCGACCACGTATGGGTTAGCCGTTTTAAGGAAAGACTGATGGAAACACCGGTGGAACTGCTGGTCCGCCTCGGGCAGACCAAGATTTCCGGTCGTCAGCTTCTTAATCTTGAAGAGGGCGATCTCCTGCTGCTCGATACGGACGAAGAAGACCTGCTTGAATGTGAAGTGGGCGGAGTTCTGAAGTACCTCGGATCACCCGGACGGGTTAAGGCCAACCGCGCCTTCCAGATCTCTCAGGCCATTGAGCCTAAAATGACTTAGTGGACATCTCAAAAAGATTTTTCTTCCCTGCTTTAACCTGATTATACCTTAAATTCTTAATTTAAGATTGCGTAACCCCGAACTTTCTTGACTAGCGCCGTTGGCCTGCCTACAATTCATAAGCTGGCCTGATGCATTTTTTTATTCTCTGAAAATAAAAGGCGCAAATGAATCAAATTACTGGATTGGTGCTCACATATAATGGCGAAAGGCTGCTCGATGAATGCCTGCAGAGTCTTTCTTTCTGCGATGAAATTCTTATTGTCGATTCCGGGTCAACGGATTCCACTCCCGATATCGGACGAAAATACAATGCCCGCATAGTCCATAACGATTGGAACGGGGCCATCGAACAGCATAAATTTGCCCTGACGCAGATTTCCACCCCGTGGGTGGTCACAATTGATCAGGACGAAATAATTTCCGCGGAACTGCAAAAATCAATAGTAGAAAAGCTGCGCAATCCAGATAACGTGGACGGGTACTACTGCCCACGCCGATCATGGTATCTGGATCGGTTCATCATGCACAGCGGCTGGTATCCTGATAAACTTTTCCGTATATTTAAACGGGACGGGATTACTATCGGAGGTATCAGGCCCCATGAAGAGCTGCGTCCCAAGCGCAAAGCCGGGGAAGTGACCGGTGATATCATCCACTACCCGTATGAAAATTTTTTCCAGCATCTTGATAAGATAAACATCTATACGCAGGATGCCGCTGAAGATCTCTATTCACGAGGTAAACGCAGCTCACTGTGGGCGGCACTGGGTCATGGGGTTGGTAAGTTTTTCAAACAGTATATACTCAAGGCCGGATTCCGGGACGGAAGAGCCGGTTTAATAGTCGCCATGCACGGTTTTTTCTATACTTTTCAAAAGTATATCCGGCTGGTTGAATTGGAAATGAAGGACAGGAAATGATCAAAGAAGATAAACCTCAGATTATCGAACTGCCCAAGATTCTTGATAATAGGGGCAACCTTACTTTTATTGAAAACAGCCGTCATATTCCTTTTGATATCAAAAGGGTGTACTATCTATATGACGTTCCCGGTGGAGAGAGCCGCGGAGGCCACGCTCACAAAAAGCTCAGGCAGTACATTATCGCCGCTTCAGGCAGCTTTGATGTGATTCTGGATGACGGCAAAAACAAGACAAAATTTTCTCTGAACAGGTCATATTACGGGCTTTATATTCCGACCATGACCTGGCGTGAACTTGAAAACTTTTCTTCCGGTTCAGTGTGTCTGGTGCTGGCCTCGGAATATTATGATCCGGGTGACTACTACTATACCTATGATGAATTTTTAAAGGCGGTAAAAGAAAATGAAGCAAATCAGATTTCTTGATGTTGGCTGGACCTATCAGGCTTTGGCTCCGAAAATGGATGCCGCTTCTAAACGTGTCCTTGAATCAGGATGGTTTATTCACGGTGATGAAGTAAAAGCTTTTGAGCATGAATTCGGCCATTATACCGGGGCAGCACACTGCATCGGATGCGGTAACGGACTGGAAGCCATTGAGTTGGCCCTGCG is a window of Maridesulfovibrio sp. DNA encoding:
- a CDS encoding M15 family metallopeptidase; amino-acid sequence: MNRRIFLKSIFQISATAWLCGVSDFAGAQEAARRVEEKDLKDYLHRMENFDIPQPGDIVLDKKELALLGSSLSRLRRVQRTVGFGNFCVLGFDDMLKLARNYSTIGRFTKQELDFLDRTFHFDAHDYGFLGEKPVGKMTASIPRKELIKVPGTGNFLYRGEPYKKYFEIRKVLGRKVYLTSGVRSVVKQFILFLAKAASNGGNLSLASRSLAPPGYSYHGVGDFDVGEKGLGAANFSALFAKTCTCSKLREHGYLQLRYPENNLLGVRFEPWHIKV
- the fliM gene encoding flagellar motor switch protein FliM yields the protein MSKILQQDEVDALLRGLSGGEVEAEQDIPDDDSGVVSFDLANQDRIIRGRMPVLEIVNDRFARLATNNLANTMRKRVDINPISIDMSKFGDFMRSLPVPTSLSIFKMDPLRGNAILVVDSRLVFALVESFFGGSGSQPKVEGRDFTPIEQAIVDRVVKIALSNLEDSWRPVHEVHLELVRSEVNPQFAAIVPPSDVVVVITFEVELENAIGSLIVCLPYSTLEPIRSKLHASFQSERLEIDHVWVSRFKERLMETPVELLVRLGQTKISGRQLLNLEEGDLLLLDTDEEDLLECEVGGVLKYLGSPGRVKANRAFQISQAIEPKMT
- a CDS encoding glycosyltransferase family 2 protein, translating into MNQITGLVLTYNGERLLDECLQSLSFCDEILIVDSGSTDSTPDIGRKYNARIVHNDWNGAIEQHKFALTQISTPWVVTIDQDEIISAELQKSIVEKLRNPDNVDGYYCPRRSWYLDRFIMHSGWYPDKLFRIFKRDGITIGGIRPHEELRPKRKAGEVTGDIIHYPYENFFQHLDKINIYTQDAAEDLYSRGKRSSLWAALGHGVGKFFKQYILKAGFRDGRAGLIVAMHGFFYTFQKYIRLVELEMKDRK
- a CDS encoding FdtA/QdtA family cupin domain-containing protein — its product is MIKEDKPQIIELPKILDNRGNLTFIENSRHIPFDIKRVYYLYDVPGGESRGGHAHKKLRQYIIAASGSFDVILDDGKNKTKFSLNRSYYGLYIPTMTWRELENFSSGSVCLVLASEYYDPGDYYYTYDEFLKAVKENEANQIS